GATGGTGGAGAGCCTGCGACGCCTGGTGACGACCTTCGAAGAGGACGACACCGTCATGCCCGGTCACGGACCCGCGACGACCATCGGTACCGAAAAGCAGCAGAACGGGTTCCTGCAGGGGGTGGTGTGAGCGTACCGGCGGGTCGCTATAGTTGGACTCCGTGAGTGACACCAGCAGCACCGGTTCCACCGGACAGGTCCAGACGTTCGCCGGCCCCAAGGGGGTGCCGGACTACGTACCGCCGGCATCTGCGGCATTCCATGCTGTGCGCAGTACTTTCGAGGACGTCATCCACAAGTCCGGATACGGCCACATCGAGCTGCCGGTGTTCGAGGACACCGCTCTGTTCGCCCGTGGGGTCGGTGAGTCCACCGACGTCGTCTCCAAGGAGATGTACACCTTCGAGGACCGGGGTGGTCGTTCGGTCACATTGCGCCCGGAGGGCACCGCGGGAGTGATGCGCTCGGTCATCGAGCACAATCTGGACCGGGGACAGTTGCCGGTGAAGCTGACCTACTCCGGACCGTTCTTCCGGTACGAGCGGCCCCAGGCCGGCCGGTACCGTCAGCTCCAGCAGGTTGGTGTCGAGGCGATCGGTGTGGACGACCCGACGTTGGATGCCGAGGTCGTCGCCATGGCCGACCGGTGTTACCGCGCACTGGGGTTGTCGGGATTCCGGCTCGAACTCTCGACCCTCGGTGACGAGACCTGTCGGCCGCAGTACCGCGCGAAACTCCAGGAATTCCTGTTCTCGCTGCCGCTGGACGAGGAGACGCGTCGACGGGCGGAGATCAATCCGCTGCGCGTGCTCGATGACAAGCGCCCGGACGTCAGGGAGATGATGGCTGACGCCCCGCTGATGCCGGATAACCTCTCCGCCTCGGCACGCGAACATTTCGAGACGGTCACCGGCACGCTGGATGACATGGGTGTCGCGTACACCCTCAACCCGAGACTTGTCCGGGGGCTGGACTACTACACCAAGACCTGTTTCGAGTTCGTCCACGACGGGCTCGGTGCGCAGTCGGGAATCGGCGGCGGTGGGCGCTACGACGGTCTGATGGCCCAGCTCGGTGGCCAGGATCTCTCCGGGATCGGCTTCGGACTCGGTGTCGACCGGACCGTGCTCGCGCTGGAGGCCGAGGGCGTGTCTCCCACCACGGGGCGGCGCGTCGATGTCTACGGGGTCCCGATGGGTGCTGATGCCAAGCGCCGCATGGCAGTGATCGTGGACCGCCTGCGTCGGGCCGGCCTCAGCGTGGACATGTCCTACGGCGACCGGGGCCTCAAGGGAGCGATGAAAGGTGCGGACCGCGCGGGGGCTCTCTTCGCCCTCGTCCTCGGTGAGAGCGAGCTGGACAAGGGCACCGTCGTCCTGAGGGATCTGTCGACCCGCCAGCAGGAGGAAGTCACCGTCGAGGACGTGGAACTCGTGGTGAAAAAGGCCGTGGGGGAGGCCTGACGCGAACCTGGGGAGAGTTTTCTGCTCCTGTACGCTAGCCTGGTTTCTGAATCCTGAAAGTTCTATTCATGACAGAGATCTGAAACTGAGCTCATAGGAGTGATTTTATGGCTGAATCTTATTCTTCCGAGAATGAGGAGTCTTCACACGCAGGGAAAAGTTCCGCCGTCAACTGGCCCGTGTTCGCAGTGTCTGCCGGGCTGATGACGGCGTTCGTCATCTGGGCCTGGCTGGCACCCGACCAGGCGGACACCGTGATCAACACGGTGAAGGACTGGGTGTCCACCAACCTGGGCTGGTACTACATACTCACCGCCGGCGTTGTCGTGGTGTTCGTCCTGATCATCGCCTTCCGTCGGGTCGGTAACACCAAGATCGGCCCCGACCACTCACAACCCCGCTTCGGCTTGTTCACCTGGGGCGCGATGCTCTTCGCTGCAGGCATCGGGGTCGATCTGATGTTCTTCGGCGTCTCGGGGCCGGCGACGAATTTCCTCACCCCGCCGGAGACCGCCGAACTCTCTGACGAGGCAGCACGTATGGCGCCCTTGTGGACCATGTTCCACTACGGGGTCCCGGGGTGGGCGATGTACGCCCTGATGGGTATGGCCTTCGGGCTCTTCGCGTACCGCTACCACATGCCGCTGAGTATCCGTTCCGCCCTGGCACCGGTGTTCGGCAGGCGTATCCACGGCGCTGTCGGACACAGCGTCGACATCGCCGCGGCCATCGGGACCGCGTTCGGCATCGCGGTGTCCCTGGGGATCGGAGTGGTGTTCCTTAACTACGGGCTCTCCGAGATCTTCGGGATACCAACGAACACGGGAGTTCAGATCGCACTGATCGGACTGTCAGTCCTGATTACAGTGATTTCGACGGTGTCGGGTGTCGACAAGGGGATCCGTCGGCTTTCCGAGCTCAACGTCTGGCTCGCCCTGGTTCTGATGGTGTGGATCGTGGTGATGGGAAAGACCGCGGACCTGCTCAATGCTCTGGTGCAGAACATCGGTGACTTCGTCTCCAGGTTCCCCTCGATGATCCTGAACACTTTCGCCTACAGTGATGGTGCCGCCGATCTACCCGCTGACCAGTGGCAGTCGGATTGGACGTTGTTCTTCTGGGCCTGGTGGATCGCCTGGGCCCCGTTCGTCGGGTTGTTCCTGGCCAGAATCTCCCGTGGGCGCACTCTGCGTCAGTTCATTCTGGGGGTGCTGGTCATCCCCTTTACCTTCATTGCGGTCTGGATCTCGATCTTCGGCAACGCCGCCCTCGGATTCTTCCGTGACGGCGACGAGGAATTCCTCGAGACAGCGGTGAACACGCCCGAGTCCGGATTCTTCCTCTTGCTGCAGCAGTATCCCGGGGCGACCTTCGCCGTCGCACTTGCTGTGGTCACCGGCCTACTCTTCTACGTCACTTCTGCGGATTCGGGCTCACTGGTGATGGCCAATATCACCTCGAAGCCGAGCGTGGAGGACTCGGACGGCCCGCCATGGCTCCGCATCGTGTGGGCGGTGCTAACCGGTGCGCTGACTCTGGTGATGCTGCTCATCGGCGGCGTGTACACCCTCCAGGCGGCGACCGTGCTCATCGGCCTGCCCTTCTCGGTGATCATGTACCTGCTGATGTTCAGTATCTGGCGTGTCCTCGGGGCAGAGGCCCACTGGCTGCAGTCCCGCTCGCTGTCCCTTCCCGGTGCGCTGTCAGACCGGACGGGAACTCCTCAACCGCGGTTGGCCTGGAGAAACAGGCTCAAACGCCGCATGAGTTTCCCCTCGGCAGCGGAGACACAGGCATATGTCGACAACACTGCCGCGCCTGCTATCGGCGAAGTCGCTGAGGAACTCCGGGAGCTTGGGCTGGATGTCACTCTCACCCGGGACTCGCATCCCGAGTACCCGATCGACTTCATCAATCTCCTGGTGAGTTTCCCCGGGCAGGACGACTTCAAGTACCAGGCGTACCCGGTTCCGGGCCAGGTCCCGAACTTCGCGGTGAATCTCAACGTGGATCACGACGTGTACTTCACCCTCGAAATCTTCTCCGCCACGGGGTCCCGGGGGCACAACATTCTCGGGTACTCCAAAGACCAGGTGATCGCGGATGTACTGGACGCCTACGATATGCATGTGGAGTACATGTCCCTGACCGGTGACAGAGGTACTCCGACCGCCGATGTCCACGGCACGGCACCGGCATTCTGGACAGACGACGACAACGACTCTGAAAAGACAGGAAGTGAGCACACATGACTGACACACCACAGACGCTCTACATTGACGGACAGTGGGTGGGCGCGACCGACGGCGGCACACGCACGGTCACCTGCCCGGCGGACGGCACGGTCGTCGCCGAGGTATCCGAGGCAACCGCAGCGGACACGGAAAAGGCCATCGCGGCCGCCCGACGCACGTTCGACTCGGGCGAGTGGTCTGCCACGTCGGCCGCCTACCGTGGCGACCTGCTCCTGAAGGTCGCCGATGCAATGGGAGAACGTAAGGATGAGTTCGCCCGCGCCGAGGCCCTGGACACCGGTAAACGTCTGGTCGAAGCCGAAGGCGACATGGACGACATCATGAACTGCTTCCGGTTCTTCGGCAAGATCGCCGACCAGCATCCGGGCCGTCTCGTCGACGCCGGAGACGCGTCGGTGATCTCGCGTGTCGTCTACGAACCGATCGGTGTCTGCGGCATGATCACCCCGTGGAATTTCCCGCTGCTGCAGGCCAGCTGGAAGATCGCCCCGGCGATTGCTGCCGGCAACACCTTCGTCCTCAAGCCTGCCGAGCTGACACCGCACACCGCCATGCTGATCATCGATGTGCTCGACAAGCTCGGTGTACCGGCGGGTGTCGCCAACCTGGTGCTGGGTGCCGGTGCCGAAGCGGGCGCGCCACTGTCGTCGCATCCCGATGTCGACATGGTCTCCTTCACCGGTGGTCTGGTCACCGGGCGTCGGATCGCCGCAGCCGCGGCGCCGACGGTAAAGAAGGTTGCGCTTGAGCTCGGCGGGAAGAACCCGAACGTGGTCTTCGCCGACGCCGACTTCGACGCAGCGGTGGATAATGCCCTGAACGCCGGATTCCTCGACTCCGGACTGGTGTGTTCAGCAGGTACGCGTCTGATCGTCGAGGAAAGCATCAAGGAGAAATTCGTCGACGAGCTGGTCCGCCGTGCCGAGGGCATCGTCATGGGGGGTCCCTTCGACGAGAAGGCTGAGACCGGCCCGCTGATCTCCGCGGAGCACCGTGACAAGGTCACCGACTACGTCCAGCGTGGCATCGATGCCGGCGCGACGCTGCGCTGCGGTGGTCATTGGGGTGGCCCGGAACACGAGAAGGGCTGCTTCTACGCCCCGACCGTGCTGGACGACTGCACGTCGGAGAACCCTGCCGTCATTGAGGAAGGGTTCGGCCCGGTCATCACCGTGGAGACCTTCACGACGGAGGCCGAGGCGATCGCCACCGCCAACGACACCGAGTACGGTCTGGCCGGTGCGGTGTGGACCTCCAACCGTGGTGTGGCCAACCGGGTGTCTCGGGCACTTCGCCACGGCACCGTGTGGATCAATGACTACCACCCTTATGTCCCGCAGGCGGAGTGGGGCGGTTTCAAGTCCTCTGGCACCGGGCGTGAACTCGGGCTGGCCGGCCTGGAGGAGTACCGCGAGGCCAAGCACATCTACGAGAACACCGAACCGGCCGCGAGTGGCTGGTTCCCCCAGAAGTAGCACCCGCACATACGAGAAGGAGAAGATATGCGAGACAACTACGACTACATCGTCGTCGGAGCCGGTTCCTCGGGCGCCGTGGTCGCGTCCCGTCTGAGCGAAGACCCCGCCGTGACTGTCGCGCTGGTTGAAGCGGGACCCACGGACGTGGACAAGCCGGAGATCCTGAACCTCGCGGAATGGCCCGGTCTGCTGGAGTCCGGCTACGACTGGGACTACCCCGTGGAGCCCCAGGAGAAGGGGAACTCTCACATGCGCCACGCGCGGGCGAAGGTGCTCGGTGGCTGCTCGTCGCACAACTCGTGCATTGCTTTCCACACTCCGGCGCAGGACCTCGATCACTGGGTCTCCCTGGGCGCCTCCGGCTGGGACTCGGAGACCGTCCTTCCGCTGATCAAACGCCTGGAGAATAACGACCGC
The genomic region above belongs to Corynebacterium glyciniphilum AJ 3170 and contains:
- the hisS gene encoding histidine--tRNA ligase — protein: MSDTSSTGSTGQVQTFAGPKGVPDYVPPASAAFHAVRSTFEDVIHKSGYGHIELPVFEDTALFARGVGESTDVVSKEMYTFEDRGGRSVTLRPEGTAGVMRSVIEHNLDRGQLPVKLTYSGPFFRYERPQAGRYRQLQQVGVEAIGVDDPTLDAEVVAMADRCYRALGLSGFRLELSTLGDETCRPQYRAKLQEFLFSLPLDEETRRRAEINPLRVLDDKRPDVREMMADAPLMPDNLSASAREHFETVTGTLDDMGVAYTLNPRLVRGLDYYTKTCFEFVHDGLGAQSGIGGGGRYDGLMAQLGGQDLSGIGFGLGVDRTVLALEAEGVSPTTGRRVDVYGVPMGADAKRRMAVIVDRLRRAGLSVDMSYGDRGLKGAMKGADRAGALFALVLGESELDKGTVVLRDLSTRQQEEVTVEDVELVVKKAVGEA
- a CDS encoding aldehyde dehydrogenase family protein — its product is MTDTPQTLYIDGQWVGATDGGTRTVTCPADGTVVAEVSEATAADTEKAIAAARRTFDSGEWSATSAAYRGDLLLKVADAMGERKDEFARAEALDTGKRLVEAEGDMDDIMNCFRFFGKIADQHPGRLVDAGDASVISRVVYEPIGVCGMITPWNFPLLQASWKIAPAIAAGNTFVLKPAELTPHTAMLIIDVLDKLGVPAGVANLVLGAGAEAGAPLSSHPDVDMVSFTGGLVTGRRIAAAAAPTVKKVALELGGKNPNVVFADADFDAAVDNALNAGFLDSGLVCSAGTRLIVEESIKEKFVDELVRRAEGIVMGGPFDEKAETGPLISAEHRDKVTDYVQRGIDAGATLRCGGHWGGPEHEKGCFYAPTVLDDCTSENPAVIEEGFGPVITVETFTTEAEAIATANDTEYGLAGAVWTSNRGVANRVSRALRHGTVWINDYHPYVPQAEWGGFKSSGTGRELGLAGLEEYREAKHIYENTEPAASGWFPQK
- the betT gene encoding choline BCCT transporter BetT; the protein is MAESYSSENEESSHAGKSSAVNWPVFAVSAGLMTAFVIWAWLAPDQADTVINTVKDWVSTNLGWYYILTAGVVVVFVLIIAFRRVGNTKIGPDHSQPRFGLFTWGAMLFAAGIGVDLMFFGVSGPATNFLTPPETAELSDEAARMAPLWTMFHYGVPGWAMYALMGMAFGLFAYRYHMPLSIRSALAPVFGRRIHGAVGHSVDIAAAIGTAFGIAVSLGIGVVFLNYGLSEIFGIPTNTGVQIALIGLSVLITVISTVSGVDKGIRRLSELNVWLALVLMVWIVVMGKTADLLNALVQNIGDFVSRFPSMILNTFAYSDGAADLPADQWQSDWTLFFWAWWIAWAPFVGLFLARISRGRTLRQFILGVLVIPFTFIAVWISIFGNAALGFFRDGDEEFLETAVNTPESGFFLLLQQYPGATFAVALAVVTGLLFYVTSADSGSLVMANITSKPSVEDSDGPPWLRIVWAVLTGALTLVMLLIGGVYTLQAATVLIGLPFSVIMYLLMFSIWRVLGAEAHWLQSRSLSLPGALSDRTGTPQPRLAWRNRLKRRMSFPSAAETQAYVDNTAAPAIGEVAEELRELGLDVTLTRDSHPEYPIDFINLLVSFPGQDDFKYQAYPVPGQVPNFAVNLNVDHDVYFTLEIFSATGSRGHNILGYSKDQVIADVLDAYDMHVEYMSLTGDRGTPTADVHGTAPAFWTDDDNDSEKTGSEHT